agtataaaaactAGAATACTAAAACTAACTAAttatagaaaataatatataattaatcctatTTTAATTGGACAGGAAATGTAAAATAATTAACAtgtattaaaaaaattcttagtaTCTAAATATCTTGtacagtgttctgatccttctctATCCATCCCTCAATGACCTCATATTAAGAGCTCCGTTAAAACTATGGGCTACATTCAAGATTAAAAGTGTCCTTGGTCACTCGTGATGGAGTGAGTACAAAGGGTCCATAAACCCAAACCAAATTACCAAATTAAGTCTGTTCTTGTGTCTTTGATGATCAATAGACAGTTTGGATTCATCAAAGTTTTCGAGGAAAACACTTAGATTAGgcaaacataatatatatataccaatGAGAAGTTTCAGAACACTATAGAGTTCCCTTAGTCTGAGCTTTTCTGATGTTTTAGCTCAACTTAAATACGCTGAGCTTGCGAAACAATGCCAAGAGCAAGAGGAATGAATGACCCATCAGTTCACCACAGGAGTTTGACCTTTATTTTGTCGTTTCCAGTGTTCAAATGAGTCCGTCATGGCGACTGCTCTGCTCTCGCCAAGGAGCAATGGCAGCGGTGGCTTCGGtgagtgagctgtgggctgacatCTCCTCCACCCGGCTGACCAAATACATCAAGCTGATGTGATGCCTGTGCTGCAAGTGTCAGAGCTCATGAACTGGGCGCTTCTGACACTGAAAGAAAGAGCATGAGTTGAGCCATGGTTCTCAATCACTGAAAGGAATCTAATCCAGGATCTACCACACAGTGAGAGGTGCTGAAGGATTAAGTTGAAGTCAGACATATAAATCTGTCAGTGATTGATCTCAATAATAATCAGTAAAAAGCTAACGCATGCCATAAACAAgagatttaaattatttatatcctAATACCCAGTAAGAATACAGTCATCTTTACACTGTACGAGACAAAACTTTTGGATCAAAAGGAGAAGCAAAGTAAAAGAGGTGAAGACTTGGAGCAGtgacaagaagaaggaagagagccCTCCATCTGTTCCTGCGACTACTTTTCTGTCTTGCATTCTACAAATGCTGAAGAGTTGAGTGTAATGGAGCTGCATGTGATACCAAATTCATTGGCtcccgttcttcttcttcttcttcctcctgctCTTGAAGACACCAAATAGCCCCACCCCACTACTCCTCCTCTCCGACTCCGTTATGGTCTCCAGCTTCGGCCTCCACTGCTTGGACTTGCACCTCATCAACAGCTTGTACTCCTTCTCCAATGCCTCTGTGGTCACGACTCTGCTGATAACAGTACTGCTCTCTTCCTCTCGGACTCCCTCGATTAGGAACTCATCGGAGACCCTTATCTGAAGCGTCCCGGTGGCCGTCTTGTGGATGTCAAACGGCCTGAGGGCGCTCTTTCTGGCGCCGCCGGCGGTGGGGGTGACGAGGGAGGTGGCGAGGGTGACGAAGGAGAGGACGGAGCGGAAGAAGTGGGAGGGGAGGAGGAAGTAGGACTGGCCCGGCTGGAGCTGGTCGCCGGCCGCCAGCGGCGGGACCTTCTGTCCGATGAAGAAGGCGTCGGAGCGGCAGACGAGGTGGGAGGGATGCTCCCTCATGAGCTCCGCGGCCGCCACCGGCCGGTGGTACACCCTGACCCGTCCGTCGCAGCCGATGAGCCGGACACCCGCCCCCGCTTGCGACGGCGGGGCCGGGTTAGTTCGCCTGGCGGCCGCCGGCCGCCACGTCGCGCCCACCACGTGAAAGCACCACGGGATCACCTGCAGACTGAGGGACTTCAACCCCATCTACTGTACTTGTACGATCTTTCTCTTCATGCACGCCCGGCTCTGTATCACGCGTTAACACAACCAGACACACAGAAACACAGAGAGAGAAGCAGCAGTCTCTTCGTACTCTTGTTTAGAACAAAGAGCATACAAGAGAAGCATTTCAGAGAGAAGTGgacggcagaggaggaggaggaggaggaggagatggtaggAGAGGAGTGTTTATAGAATGGATGGTCAGAGTGCAACCAGTACTGGATTCAAACAAAAGGTGAAGGCTGTACTCCTGTGGTGGTGATGGCACACTAGCATATGATGAGCTTTTGGCATCTCTTTCTTTGTGGGCATGGGAGGTGAGTGAAGCGTGAGATCTAGGAACAGCTttcccttactttctctctctctctctctctcttcttttttgctTGAGTACAGTATTCTTTATTTTTAGCATCTCTGGTCATGGATTGGTGACAGGTTTGTCTCTTTGACCGAGTTCTCCGACGCCTCTCTGGTTGGTTGCTGTGGTCTTCCACATGggagacctctctctctctctctctctctctctctcttctctctctctctagccgaATGAAGGAGGAGGAATGGTGGGCCAAAATGCATCTGAAGAAAAAGAAGTAGAATTGTTGTGGCTTGATTACTAGCAGTAATCATTAACAAAATGTTGTGGAAACACTCATAATTCTTATTTAATTGCATCAATTATCATAAAGTGGTAGTATGGCTAATGCAACTACTAACACAGTTTTACTTCCCCCTTCCAATTCGATGGATATCACAATCAGATTTTAAAGATAcaacattttttttattataataggcttgtttaaaatttataattcataATTTGAAACTTGATGATAATAAATTCTATTAATCATCTTTATTGAGAAATTCGAATTGATTAGTAATTTATTAAAAAGTGATAAgtatcatcatatacatcatttgatattataatatatttttaatttaaaaatatataaataaaatttactaATCCACGTGTTTAATCTTTGAGCATTCAACGCAAATAGTATTTGTTAGTCCAATAAAAAATAACCCGATTCAGCTTGTCCAATCCACGCATGCAATAGATTTCTTTTATACATATAATAATGGTAACGATCATGGATCCAATATATTGCATTCTGGATGGTGCATTTCTCACCATTGATTCAACTCAACTTGGATTTACGTCTACTTAATTTTGACTCACTCTCACATTCAAATATGGGTGTGTTTGACCACTGTGCATCTCGAGAAAGTTTGGAGTACCCCAACATAGAGTGAGACACAAACGAGACGCCTTATCCAACCCCCTTCGTAAACAAACAAAAGGAGATGCGACGAAGAAGCCGAGACGCAGTCTCTTATTCAATCACCCACACCACACGGTTCAAAtcttattcctctctctctctctctctctctctctctctctctctctctcacacacacacacacacacacatcacccCAAGGTTGCATGTGAAGGAATGGCTATGGGTAACCGTGCAAGATCCAACTCCTATGCATGCAAAAGGAGCTCTCTTTCTTAGCAAAGAagtctcaaagcctcatcccgccCAATACTTTGATGTCAGAAGAAAAAGGGAACAATGAGGAACACAAAAAGATAGGACGTACGTACAAGAATGCATGGCATCAGGCGAACCTTTGGTATCAGATTAGATTTGTTTGTCTGTAAACAACACCGGTGTTGCCTCATTGCACATCTCCAAGTGTAATCAAACGATACATTGCTTGGTCGGTAGGTGTTGAAACAGGAATCTTTAGAACTTGGAACTAATCTAAAAACAAGTTGAATGTTTTAGATTCTAAAAATCGAGAATCTCTGAATGGATGTGAATGGATCAAACCCAACCCGGTCCGGCTGAACTCGGGTTTAGGTCTATTTTCCTTTGAACTGAGATCCTTTACAATGcataagattcacagagagagatAAACCTAATCATAACAGCATGAAATGTCTGATCATGAGCATGGTTATTAGAACTCCTATGCCTCCTAACAGAGTAGAAAAGGTGCATGAAATCAGAGTTTGACATCACTTGACACTTCTATGTGGACAAAAATTGGTCGATCAAATATATATAGTTGGATCTTTGGAATCAAGGGCCAGCACATATTGCTAAGAAACAAGGGAGTTGCAACACAGGAATCACATTCTACGGATTGCTTTAAGATTTTGAACAGGATGAGGTATGTTCTTGAGGCAACAGTTGCAGAAGAAACTCAAGAAAACTAATCAGGAATGTCTTGTATCACCCACCGTTACCATAGAAACATTAAAACAATCGCAGGGTCAGGTAGGCAAAAATTCTGAAAAGACTTCCATCTCAGCATAACCCTGAAATTACTCCTGAAGCATATTATAAATTTAGCAGACGCAACTATAACGCCAAAAATAATTGAACAGAAACTAACATCACAAAACTGGTGATTCCATGGTAGTGTATATTATGCTATCTGTCAGCTATATGGCTAAATGAAATCTACCAATTGGTTTCTGAAAGCAGAATAAGAATAAAGCCACCAATAGTTGATTTAAATAACAACATAACTCTGAGTTGCAACTACATCTAAGGATACATATAAGGCCTATGTCATAAGTTCTCACCAATAAGTCTAGGCATCCAGATGGAGATAGACAAGCTATGTTTGCTTTATTTGAACATGGGAAAAATAATGTCTCCTCAAATCTTGGGTTAAAAATAAAAGCAAAACCAGAAAGGAGAAACACAGAGGTAGAAAGAGCTGCTGAAGTGAGATCTTATCTCTGGACCTAATCACTAACCTCGGCATGTTTTCATTGATTGCTCATCAGCGACCTCCAGCTTTCCTTGGCGGAGGAGCTGACTCTTCATCATCAGATTGGACATCACCATATTGCCAAATATTCAGTCTATCTCCTTTTGCTTtcccttggaactcttccaagttATCGAGAGCTGCCTTGCGTTCTCTAGTGTCccatctcttcttcctttctagtCTGGCAAGCCCTTCCTACATAATCATAATTTAACAAATCAGAAGATGGAACACCAAAAAGACTTGGAGCAAAATGGGGAAACGTTATCATAATTGAGACTATACAAGAACAAACAATTGGAATGGTCATAAACAGCCATTCATCATTTCCAATATGGTTTGTTACGATTGTTCCAAATATGTAAACACGCATGCATCCTCTTTGGATCTGATAGGAGGatataaaattctaaaaatagaACAATGTTAACTTCTACAGAGATTTCATGCTCCTACTGCAGACAAATACTATTGTAGAATAACAAGCAAACATTAAAGAAACTAATAAACATCAAATCCTAAACACCAAACCCATCGTAGACTTaatcaaaaggaaaaaaacaaaagaaacatgGAAATTCATGGTTAGGGGAGTTCAGCCAAAAAGTTGAAAAAAATTGAACCTAGGGGAAAAGTTTCATGAAAATAAGAAGATACAAATTCCATAAGGTAATAGCATCTAAGATAAac
The window above is part of the Musa acuminata AAA Group cultivar baxijiao chromosome BXJ2-6, Cavendish_Baxijiao_AAA, whole genome shotgun sequence genome. Proteins encoded here:
- the LOC103987280 gene encoding uncharacterized protein LOC103987280 — encoded protein: MGLKSLSLQVIPWCFHVVGATWRPAAARRTNPAPPSQAGAGVRLIGCDGRVRVYHRPVAAAELMREHPSHLVCRSDAFFIGQKVPPLAAGDQLQPGQSYFLLPSHFFRSVLSFVTLATSLVTPTAGGARKSALRPFDIHKTATGTLQIRVSDEFLIEGVREEESSTVISRVVTTEALEKEYKLLMRCKSKQWRPKLETITESERRSSGVGLFGVFKSRRKKKKKNGSQ